DNA from Candidatus Thermoplasmatota archaeon:
TAAGGCCCGACAATGAATTTTTTGTCAAGACATGCGTTAGAGAAAATATTGTAGAGGCAACAATAGAAGCGAATTCAGTACCCTCGCTATTGCATACAATGGACGATTTCCTTTCATGCCTTTCTGTGGCGGAAAAAATACACAGATTTTTCAGATAGCAGGTTAAGCCCTACCGAGGCTAAAGCCAAAATAAAGAAAAAAGCGAATGGATCAGCAAACTATAAATAGAGAGATTTTTTAATATCATACGAAATTTAGGATTATAATCCAGCAGGATGAGGATGGCATGTTCGTTGCTGAATGTCCTTCTTTACCCGGGTGTATTTCCCAGGGAAAAAGCAGAAAAGAAGCATTGAAAAACATAAAAGATGTTATAGTGGGATACATAGAAAGCTTGAAAAAGCATGGCGAAGGAATTCCACCGCCAATTGATGAGGAAATAGTGGAAGTAAATTTTCGGAGACAGGAAGAGAGACCGCCCTCTTATGCATCCTCTCTATTTTATGATACATTTAACCAAATCTTCAGTTGAATATATCATTACAATGCTCTGCTTCTTCAACTCTTTATCGTTAGACCAAATAGCACAGTTTAATTTTAATGCCACCGCGAAATACATGAAATCATCAGGATCAGGGGAAATACTCTTTGCTTTGCCAATAAATGACCGAAGTTCATCCTTTGGAATAATGTTAATATCAGATTGCAAAATTAGTTCTATTATTTTTTCTTTGAGCATTCCCTTTCTCGCATGTGTTTTCTTTTCTAATTCATCGATATGCCCCAAGAATTCTCCCAATATGAATTCCGGTGTGCGCAGAAGAAGTTCGTCATTGAGCATCAATTCTCTGGTAGTACTTTCCTTAATCAAAGCTGAAAAAAGTATATTGGCATCAACGACCAACTCCATTTTCAATTCCTTCCATATTTTCTGGCAACACTCCTAGTTATCTTTTTGCCTAATTTGATGGCATCTTTCTCTGTAAGCTCACTTTCGGCCAATATTTTATCCATTTCATTTAAGATAGTGATTTTGCTTTTTATTGCTTTTCTGGCTACCGCTGACCAGTTTATCTCTGGAAATTTTTCCATTTCCTTTTTCATTTCTTTTGGCACCGAGAGCGTCAGGCTCACCATTTCATATCACCTCGTCTGTCACGTTTAATACGTTTAATATGTGCATTGTGTTTAAATAGTTTGTGCTCATTACAAATTCAGCCTCCCAATGCCAAAGTCAAAATAAAGAAGACATGAGGAAAACATGAAAAGCCCCGAATTCTGGAAAAATTTGTGGGTTTTTGGATGCTCGTGTCTCATATTTTGGATGACTGTTGATACGTGGGCATCTTTTGAGCTTTGTTTTGTTTGAATGGCTAAGAACAAAAATTTCATCAAAAACTTTAATATGGAAAATTAGGCATGCTCCTTTTGGTTGTAATGCGTTCTTTTGTTGTGATGGAGATGAAAGATGTAGAGCAGAGCCAACAGGCAACATAGCAACTGATGAGCAACGAGTCTGGATATTCAACGCATAATCCCCTCTCAGGGGGTATAACTTGAGGATTACTTGCGGAATTTGCGGAAATAATGGAAGTGCTTAAATAAAAAGGATACTATGCCATCTGCAATGAAATTTGACTTGAAATGCAGATTCATGCTCAGTAAGGAAGTAGGTAGAATAGATGAATTTTTAAAAAATTTTGTAGAAGGGGCAAATGAAGGCATTTTGAGAAGAGGGGCAATAGACGAAGGAGCAAGAATTGTTGAGTGGAATGCGGAAGGCGATTCCATAACTATGGGGATACTATCTGAGGGAAACATAAGGAGTCATGAGGGGGCCATTAGAATAAGGAAGGCTTTAAGCAATGCTCTGGGAAAAGAATACAGGGTAGGAGTTAGGGAAATCGTTCTTATTGACTATATAATAAATCTCGAGGTTGAACAGAAACCGCTCAAAGAATTCAGCATACCTTTTGCCGAATTAAAGATAGACGGAAATATGGTCGAGATGAGAATACGGGATAAAGGGGAAGAGTTCTTGAGGGAGAATTATATTGACAGAATGATACACCTCGTAAAAGAAAAAATAAAATCCCAGTATTACGAGGGAAAAAAGGAGTACTGGGAGCTTATATGGAAATCGGATGAAAAAAATCCTGTATGGCATGAAGACCCGTCTGAAGAAATGCAAAAGCTTGGATGGATTGTACCCGGCTCGACAAAGGGCAAGTGGTTTTACCGCCCGCCCGCTGCCGCCATAATGAGGGCGATGGAAAAAATTGCCCTAGAGGAAGTTGTATTACCCTTAGGATTCAATGAAGTCATAGAGCCAATGCATGTCTCACTGGAAATGTGG
Protein-coding regions in this window:
- a CDS encoding PIN domain-containing protein, producing MELVVDANILFSALIKESTTRELMLNDELLLRTPEFILGEFLGHIDELEKKTHARKGMLKEKIIELILQSDINIIPKDELRSFIGKAKSISPDPDDFMYFAVALKLNCAIWSNDKELKKQSIVMIYSTEDLVKCIIK